A single genomic interval of Adhaeribacter pallidiroseus harbors:
- a CDS encoding NAD-dependent succinate-semialdehyde dehydrogenase, whose translation MAIQSINPATKEVLKTFNPHSPAELETLLKNADHVFEKWRATLFTERAELMRKAAQELRENVSYYAEIITLEMGKPIREAKAEINKCALCCDFYAENAETYLQNEEITSDASISYITYEPLGIILAVMPWNFPFWQVFRFAAPSLMAGNVGLLKHASNVPQCALAIEDVFRKAGFPEGVFTSTLLESAAVENLIKDDRIKAITLTGSEGAGASVAAVAGSQIKKTVLELGGSDAFIVLSDADVEETAKMAAKARMINTGQSCIAAKRFIVVEAIASPFTDRMKFYLEQLKTGNTLEDSTDYGPLARQDLAVSVQKQVNESVAKGARIILAGGQPDPQSAYFHPMMLTDIPPDTPAHDEEIFGPVACIFVVQDAAEAIRVANNCRYGLGASIWSSNVPEARRLARQIESGAVFINGIVQSHPALPFGGIKKSGYGRELSYVGIREFVNQKTIWVA comes from the coding sequence ATGGCTATCCAATCGATTAATCCGGCTACAAAGGAAGTATTGAAAACTTTTAACCCACACTCACCCGCGGAATTAGAGACACTTTTAAAAAATGCCGACCATGTTTTTGAAAAATGGCGAGCTACCTTGTTTACAGAGCGGGCCGAGCTGATGCGGAAAGCAGCTCAAGAGTTGCGGGAGAATGTTTCGTATTATGCCGAAATAATAACTTTAGAGATGGGAAAACCCATCCGAGAAGCTAAAGCCGAAATAAATAAATGCGCTCTTTGCTGTGATTTCTATGCCGAAAACGCGGAAACCTACTTACAAAACGAAGAAATCACTTCGGATGCTTCTATTAGCTACATTACCTACGAACCACTCGGAATTATTCTGGCCGTTATGCCTTGGAACTTTCCCTTTTGGCAAGTTTTCCGGTTTGCAGCCCCCAGCTTAATGGCCGGAAATGTTGGTTTGCTTAAACATGCCTCTAATGTTCCGCAATGCGCTTTGGCTATAGAAGATGTATTTCGAAAAGCTGGTTTTCCGGAAGGCGTATTTACCAGCACCCTACTCGAATCGGCCGCCGTGGAAAATTTAATAAAAGACGACCGCATTAAAGCAATTACCCTCACGGGGAGCGAAGGAGCAGGAGCAAGCGTAGCGGCCGTAGCGGGTAGTCAAATTAAAAAAACGGTGTTGGAGTTAGGTGGCAGTGATGCGTTTATAGTACTAAGCGATGCTGATGTAGAAGAAACCGCAAAAATGGCGGCTAAAGCCCGCATGATTAATACCGGCCAAAGCTGCATTGCAGCGAAACGTTTTATTGTGGTCGAAGCCATTGCATCTCCTTTTACTGATCGCATGAAGTTCTACCTGGAACAGTTAAAGACTGGAAACACGCTGGAAGATAGCACTGATTATGGACCACTTGCCCGTCAGGATTTAGCCGTTAGCGTACAAAAGCAGGTGAATGAATCGGTGGCTAAAGGAGCGCGAATAATTTTAGCAGGTGGCCAACCTGATCCCCAGAGTGCCTATTTTCACCCCATGATGCTAACCGATATACCGCCGGACACTCCTGCGCACGATGAGGAAATATTTGGGCCAGTTGCCTGTATTTTTGTCGTGCAGGATGCTGCAGAAGCTATTCGGGTAGCAAACAATTGCCGCTACGGTTTAGGCGCGTCCATCTGGTCGAGTAACGTACCGGAAGCCCGGCGATTGGCCCGGCAAATTGAATCTGGGGCTGTATTTATCAACGGCATCGTGCAATCGCACCCCGCCCTACCTTTTGGTGGTATCAAGAAATCGGGTTATGGCCGGGAATTATCTTATGTGGGTATCCGCGAGTTTGTGAATCAAAAAACCATTTGGGTAGCGTAA
- a CDS encoding T9SS type A sorting domain-containing protein: MKLTRLTFFKHKLKAKVLGVCLFLFTSIQVATVSAQTNPIIFRDDFDRSELGNDWGQADGWSIQSGYAYNAVEGSNGALITSRNYSATSYILETPARGFTSSYQREFRIIFGQKDQTLGNGTDSAYVLSYTPYAGGQLTLSKATDNIFYPEVLDEVSIYPDLETNRWSRFKIARYKSGLIQVYLDRGRGYPSVPVLEAIDDTYKTLSYFGWQIDTQTSPEDFFVDWIEVRKPDMEKPAEREKPIPDDIITQVAAASNRSYTVAKLQVGEKSYADQLYTITSVPDYLKGASFIQTAAEDRLDTSRTFLTMFLKKKAVVVYVAYDPKATSLPAWLSDWKKTGDIIETNDPANSYLNVYSKLVEDPYIYPEPFQIGGNMAIPAMGARSNYLIAAVEVPAPARYEAEYATLKGAQVAINHMGYSGAGFVDFINPSGDYIEWTVKIQTPGSYSLGLVYSLGVESNRALHITVDGVGVATHSFTPSGTWELWSFFGGAKVFLTPGTHLIRATAIGQSGPNVDYLSLSYLSAAPEPLLARTGTAGAFANHQEKAVNSVKEHIAYPNPFADFTTISYTLAEEVPVKLALYSLQGQQLKVLVDEKQSAGVHAVPLNGSSLAKGVYIYRLQTGNQVNFSKIVKQ, from the coding sequence CTTTTTTTAAGCATAAACTTAAAGCTAAAGTATTAGGAGTTTGTTTATTCTTATTTACTTCTATTCAGGTTGCTACGGTTTCAGCGCAAACCAACCCCATAATTTTTAGAGACGATTTTGATAGATCTGAATTGGGCAATGATTGGGGTCAGGCTGATGGCTGGTCTATTCAATCCGGCTATGCTTATAATGCTGTTGAAGGCAGTAACGGTGCTTTAATAACGTCTCGGAATTATTCCGCGACTTCGTATATCCTGGAAACCCCTGCTCGGGGATTTACTTCTAGTTACCAGCGCGAATTCCGGATTATTTTTGGGCAAAAAGACCAGACTCTAGGCAATGGCACCGACAGTGCTTACGTATTAAGTTACACGCCGTACGCGGGAGGCCAGTTAACATTATCAAAAGCTACCGATAACATTTTTTACCCGGAAGTTTTAGATGAGGTAAGCATTTACCCAGATTTAGAAACTAACCGGTGGTCTCGTTTTAAGATTGCCCGTTATAAAAGTGGTCTGATACAGGTTTACTTAGACCGGGGTAGAGGCTACCCCAGCGTACCTGTTTTGGAAGCCATCGATGACACGTACAAAACGCTTAGTTATTTTGGTTGGCAAATTGATACCCAAACCAGCCCCGAAGACTTTTTCGTGGATTGGATCGAAGTCCGGAAACCCGATATGGAAAAACCAGCCGAGCGGGAGAAGCCTATCCCGGATGATATAATAACGCAAGTAGCAGCGGCCAGTAACCGTTCTTACACGGTTGCCAAGTTACAAGTTGGTGAGAAGTCGTACGCCGATCAGCTTTATACCATTACGTCGGTACCGGATTATTTAAAAGGAGCTTCTTTTATCCAAACCGCGGCCGAAGACAGATTAGATACCAGCCGCACTTTTCTTACCATGTTTTTGAAGAAAAAAGCAGTTGTGGTTTATGTAGCTTATGATCCCAAAGCTACTAGTTTACCAGCATGGCTCAGCGACTGGAAAAAAACCGGTGACATTATTGAAACCAACGATCCGGCCAACAGCTATTTAAATGTTTACAGTAAATTAGTTGAAGATCCTTATATCTATCCAGAACCTTTTCAGATAGGTGGTAATATGGCCATTCCGGCAATGGGTGCTCGTTCCAATTATCTCATTGCTGCCGTAGAGGTACCAGCCCCCGCTAGGTACGAAGCCGAATATGCTACTTTAAAAGGAGCTCAGGTTGCTATTAATCATATGGGGTATAGCGGCGCTGGTTTTGTAGATTTTATCAATCCTTCCGGTGATTACATTGAATGGACGGTGAAAATTCAAACCCCTGGTTCATACAGCTTAGGATTAGTTTATTCGTTAGGTGTCGAGTCTAATCGAGCTTTGCATATTACTGTAGATGGAGTAGGCGTTGCCACGCATTCATTTACTCCCAGTGGCACTTGGGAATTGTGGTCGTTTTTTGGGGGCGCAAAGGTTTTTCTTACGCCGGGTACCCATTTAATCCGGGCAACTGCCATAGGACAAAGTGGTCCTAACGTGGATTATCTATCGCTTAGTTACCTCTCCGCGGCTCCGGAACCTTTACTTGCCAGAACTGGAACGGCGGGTGCTTTTGCTAACCATCAGGAAAAAGCAGTTAACTCCGTGAAAGAGCATATAGCCTATCCGAACCCTTTTGCCGACTTTACTACCATTTCGTATACGCTAGCCGAAGAGGTACCCGTAAAGTTGGCTCTTTATTCTTTACAAGGTCAGCAGTTAAAAGTATTAGTTGATGAGAAACAATCCGCTGGGGTACATGCCGTACCTTTAAATGGTTCTTCGTTAGCGAAAGGAGTGTATATCTACCGCTTACAAACAGGCAACCAAGTTAACTTTAGTAAAATTGTAAAACAGTAA